Genomic DNA from Thermus amyloliquefaciens:
GGCCCACGGGGATGAGCCTTCCCCCTTCCGCCTCCACCAGGTGAAGCCTTAAGGGTTCGGGGGTAAAGGCCCAGACTTCCCGGTAGCGGATCCCGGGGGCCAGGGGCTCCTGCACCTCCGGCTCCAGGGCGTAAAGGTCCAGGACGAGCCGAGGGGGGTTTTCCAAGGGGAAAAGCCGGTAACGGAGGAGCTTACCCTTGGCGAAAAGGCCCAGTTCCGTGCCCGTGGGCAGAAGCCGCACCCTGGCCTCCACTCCCTTGGGCCAAGCCACCTGGAGCGTTCCCGGGGCCAGGTAGGGGAGAAGGAGGGTCAGGCGCTCCTGTCCTTGGGCGTCCTGGGGCGGGCCAGGGTGGGGCTGGGTTAGGTCCAGGACCAGGCGCAGGCCCCGGCCTTGGGGGGCAAACCGGACCCCGGCCTCGGGGGTGCGGAAATAGCCCAAAGACCTCAGGGCCTCGAGGGGAACCTTTTCCCCTTCGGGCGGGGGGAGGGTGGCCTCCCGGGGCTCGGCCCAGCCCACACCCGGCACGTACACGAGCCGCACCCCTTCCCCCTCGTAGACCCAGGCCCCGTTCTCTTCCCGGAAGGAGAGGCCAAAGGTGCCGGCGGGAAGCAGGGTCTGGGCCAAGGAAAGGGAGAGGAAAAGGGAAAGGGCGAGGGTTTTGAACGGGTAAGCCCCAAAAGGCCTCATCCCCCCATGGGACCAGATGGCGGTGAGAGGGTGCTTAGAGGGCGCTTATCCTTTTACCACGATGAGGGGCCTCAGGCGGGCCACCTTTTGGCCAATCCCTGCCCCTTGGACCGCCTCCACCACCACCGAGACGTCCTTGTAGGCCTCGGGCATCTCCTCGTCCACGGTGGCCCGGGTGGCGGCCCGCACCAGGATGCCCCTTTCCGCCAGCTCCTTGATCAGGTTGCGCTCCCGGGCCACCCGTTTGGCCTGGTGGCGGCTCATCTTGCGCCCGGCCCCGTGGCAGCTGCTGCCGAAGGAGACCGCCATGGCCCTTTCCGTTCCCGAAAGCACGAAGGAGTAGCGGCCCATGTCCCCAGGCACCAGCACGGGCTGGCCCACCTTGCGGTACTCGGGGGGGATCTCCGGGTGGCCGGGGCCGAAGGCCCGGGTGGCCCCCTTGCGGTGCACCAGGACCCGCCTCCCCCCGTGCTCCTCAAACTTGGCGTTGTTGTGGGCCAGGTCGTAAAGCACCCTCAGGCCGTGGTCCCTGGGGGTGTACCCCACGGCCTCAAAGGCCTCCCGCACGAAGTGGGCGATGAGCTGGCGGTTGGCGAAGGCGAAGTTGGCGGCGGCGGCCATGGCCTGGAGGTAGTCCTGGCCCTCCGGGCTATGGATGGGGGCCGCCGCCAGCTGCTTGTCCACCAACTCTATGCCGTGGCGAGGGGCAGACCTAAGGAATTTCTCCACGTAATCCTGGCAGACCTGGTGCCCCAGGCCCCGGCTTCCCGTGTGGATGAGGACGGTGATCTGGTTGGGAAAGAGCCCGAAGGCTTCGGCGGTCACCTCGTCGTAGATCTGGTCCACGTATTGGACCTCGAGGAAGTGGTTCCCGCTTCCCAGGGTACCGATCTGGGGGGCTCCCCGTTCAAAGGCCCTTTCCGAGACCTTGTCGGGGTTGGCCCAGGGGAGGCGGCCCTCGGACTCAATGAAGCGCAGGTCCTCCGGATAGCCGAAGCCCCGCCGGATGAGCCAGCCCGCGCCCTCCTTCAGGATTTCCTTGAGCTCTTTTTTGCTAAAGCGCACATCCTTCCGCTCGCTCCCCACCCCCGAGGGGATGAGGCGGTAGAGGGCGTCGGCCAGCTCCTTCTGTCTGGGGAGGAGGTCTTCCAAGGTGAGGGAGGAAACCAGGAGGCGTACCCCACAGTTGATGTCAAAACCTACGCCTCCTGGGCTCACCACCCCACCCGCTTCCGGGTCAAAGGCCGCCACCCCCCCGATGGGGAAGCCGTAGCCCCAGTGGATGTCGGGCATGGCCAGGGCGGGCTCCACGATCCCCGGCAGGGTGGCCACGTTCATGAGCTGTTGCAGGGAAGCGTAGTTTTCCCCCTCGAGGTCCTTTAAAATCTCCTCCGAGGCGAAGAAAACCGCGTCCACCCGCATCTTCCCCTGGCGGGGGATGCGGTAGGTGTAGGGGGCGATCCTTTCAAAGCGCATGGCGCCCTCCAAAAGCAAAAGGCCGGGCTTAAGGGCCCGGGCTATCCTCAATCTAGCCCGGTATGCGGTATGCGTCAAGGCTATGCAGGGCTAAGGGGCCTTGGGGGGTTCGGAGAGGAAGGACCTTGGTGAGCCTCACGCCCTCCATGCCAAGGAGGAACTCCAAGGCCTTGGCCCCCGAGGTATCCACGAACACCCGAAGGAGGATGGCGGCGTCAGCCCAACGCTCGTCCCCTAAGGACTGCACATGGAGGCGTACCCGGTAGAAGGGGCTTGCGGTAAAATCCCCCTGTGCCCGGCTTGGCCTTCGCCCTGGAGACCCATCCCGGCCTCAAGCGGCCCAAGAACGAGGACGCCGTGGGCCACCTCCTTACCCCCTGGGGCGGGGTTTTCGTGGTGGCCGACGGCATGGGTGGGCACCGCACGGGAGAGGTGGCGGCCAAGCTGGCCGTGGAGACCATCCTGGAGCACCTGAAGGAGGCGGAGCCGTCCCCGCGGGTGCTCCTTCACGCCTTGGAAAAGGCCAACGAGCGCATCCACCAGGAGGCCCAGCGCCCGGAGAACCGGGGCATGGGCACCACGGCCACCTGTCTGGTCCTGGACCTGCCCTACGCCCTCATCGCCCACGTGGGGGACTCGAGGGCCTACCTCCTCAGGAAAGGGGAGCTTACCCTCCTCACCGAGGACCACTCCTGGGTGGCGGAGAGGGTGCGCCAGGGCCTTTTAAGCCCGGAGGAGGCCAAGACCCACCGCTGGCGCAACGTGATCACCAATGCCTTGGGCTCCTTCCCCCAGGCCCGGGTGGACCTCATGGGGCTCAAGCTGGAACCGGGGGACGTGTTTTTGTTGTGTAGCGATGGCCTTTCGGGGGTTTTGGACGACCGAACCCTGGGAGAGGTTCTAAAGGGTTTTCCTCCCGAGGAGGCGGCCAAGCGCCTGGTGGCCTTGGCCAACGAATGGGGAGGGCCGGATAACGTGAGCGCCATCGTGGTGGCAATCCCCGGGGAGCTTCCCCCGGGGGGTCGCCCCTATGCCCTGCCCCTCGAGGCGGCAAAGGGAGCCCCGGTGCGTCTCAAGCTGGGGGAGGAGCCCGAGGAGCTGCCCACCCAGGTTCTGGAGCCCAAGCGGCCCAGGGCCCGCTTGGGCTGGCGGGATGCCCTCCTGGTGCTCCTTTGGGTGGTGGTGGTGGCCTATATCCTGCTGGGCTACTTCCAAAGGCCCTAAACCTGCTAGACTCCTAGAGGTATGGAGCGCACCTTCGTGATGGTGAAACCCGATGGCGTACGGCGGGGCCTGGTGGGGGAGATCCTGGGCCGCTTTGAGCGGAAAGGCTTCCGCCTGGTGGGCCTGAAGCTCATGCGGATTTCCCAAGAGCTGGCCGAACAGCACTACGCCGAGCACCGGGAGAAGCCCTTCTTCCCCGGCCTGGTGAGCTTCATCACCTCGGGTCCCGTGGTGGCCATGGTGCTGGAGGGGCCAAACGCGGTGGCCGAGGTGCGCAAGATGATGGGGGCCACCCACCCCAAGGACGCCCTCCCCGGCACCATCCGCGGGGATTTCGCCACCACCATCGACGAGAACGTGATCCACGGCTCCGCGAGCCTCGAGGACGCAGCCAGGGAGATCGCCCTCTTCTTCCGCCCCGAGGAACTCCTCTAGCCCGGGGCTTACTCGCCGCTTTCGGGGCTTGGGGCATGCTGGGGGCCCGGAGGCGCTCCCAGGGGAAGTCGTCCAGGGGGTAAAAGCGGTCCGCCTGCTGGGCCAGGCGGTGGGAGGAAAGGGCGTGGAAGGTGGTGTTCTCCACCTGCTTGCCCATGTCCTGGACCACCCGGACCACCTCGGCGAAATCCCCATCCCCAGATACCAAAACCGCCACGTCGTAGGCGTCGGCGTAGGCCAGGCGCAGGATGTCGATGGCGATCTGGATGTCCACCCCTTTTTCCACGAACCCATCCGCCCGCCTTTCCAGCCTTCCCAAGCGGACCGCCACGTAGGGCACCCGCTTCAGGTAGTTGAGGAAGCTCTGGTGGGCCTTGGCGGCCGGGTCTTCCGGGGGGAGGGGAGCGTTGTAGTAGTAGGCGCGCAAAAGCCGGCGCCCGGCGGTGAGAAGGGTGATAAACTCCACAAAGTTAAGCCGATAGTCCGGCCCCAGGTGTTGCACCAACCCCTTGTACAGGTTGGAGCCGTCGATGAATATGGCTACCCTTTCCATAATAGACCCGCCCCTTTCCGGGCTCCTCCAGTTTAGCTCAAGCGCGTGAGAAAGTTCATAGCCCACCGCCCCAATGAGCGGTGGGGGAGGCATACCCGTTTCGGCTTAGCCCTTTCGGGCGCCGGTATCCTACCACGGCCATCCCATGAGCGCAAGATGAGGAGCCCAAGGGGGCGCTAAGAACGCAATTTTTCCGTCTCCGCGTACACGTCGCGAAAGACCCCGGGGATGGGCGCATGGGGTTTGTGCACCCGCACCCGCACCCCCAGAAGGCGGGGAAAGGCTTCCAGGAGTTTCTCCGCCAGGTGGTCGGCCAGGGCCTCGATCAAGTAGAAGCGCCGGTGGCGCACCACCTCCTCCACCAGGGCGTAGACGGCAGCGTAGTCCACGGTTTCCTCCAGCCGGTCGCCCTTGCCCTCAAAGGGCACCTTGAGCCAGAGGTCCACCACGAACCGGGCCCCCAACTGGCCTTCCTCAGGCCTCACCCCATGGCGGCCGTAGAACTCCAGACCCAAAAGGGCGATCTCTCCCACGTCTACCCCCCAAGGGCGTTCCAGACGGCCAAGGCCTCCCGGTGGGCGGCCACGTCGTGGACGCGGAGGATCCGGGCCCCCTTCGTGACGGCGAAAAGGTGGGCGGCCACGGAGCCCAAAACCCGTTTGGCGGGCTCCTCCACCCCGGTGAGCTCCCCGATGGAGCGCTTCCTGGAAAGCCCCACCAAAACGGGATGGCCCAGGGCCACGATCTCCTCCAGCCGGCGGAGGAGGGCCAGGTTGTGCTCCAGGAGCTTGCCGAAGCCAAAGCCGGGGTCCAGGACCACCTGGGGCACCCCGGCCTTCAGGGCCTTTTCCGCCTGGGCCTGGAGGAAGGCCTTCACCTCGGCCACCACGTCCCCGTAGCGGGCGTGGGCCATCATGGTCCTGGGGTCGGGCACGGGCATGTGCATGACCACGGCGGCCACGCCAAAGCGGGCGCAGAGGGCCACCATGCGCTCGTCCCTGAGGCCCGTCACGTCGTTGATGAGGTGCGCTCCCAGCTTCAAGGCCTCCTCCGCCACCTCGGGCTTGCGGGTGTCCACGCTCACCGGTACCCCCAGCTCCAGGACCGCTTCCAGGGCGGGGAGGAGCCGCCTTTTCTCCTCCTCCACGGGCACGGGCTCCGCTCCTGGGCGGGTGGACTCGGCCCCCAGGTCCAAAAGATCCGCCCCCTCGGCCACCAAGGCCTTGGCCCGCTCCAGGGCCCTTTCCGGGTCCAGATAGAGGCCCCCGTCGGAGAAGGAGTCGGGGGTGAGGTTGAGGATGCCCATGAGCCGGGGCTGGGATAGGTCCAGGGTGCGGCCGCGAAGCCAGAGCACGTAAGGATTATATTGGGGCCAGGAGGTGAGCGAAATGCGCCTTTTGGCGGCGGTGGACCTGGGGGAGGCGTTTCGGGTGGTGGTGGAAACGGCCCGCTTCCTCCAAGAGGGTCTTGGGCTTCCCGCCGAGCTCCTGCACGTGGTGCCCACCCCCTACCTGGAGGCCCTAGGCAGGCGGTTCCCGGATCTGGCGCCCAGGTTGGAGGCCACCTTGGGCCTGGTGGAGGAAGGGGTGCGGGAGGCTTTAGCCGAGACGGGCCTGAGGGGCTAGGTGCTAAGGGGGTTTCCCGCCCAGGTGGTGGCGGGGGAGGCCTTGAAAAGCCGCCTGGTCCTTTTGGGTCAGCGGGGAACGGATGCCCTCGAGGCCCTGGCCCGGGGAGGCCTGGCCCGCTACCTGCTCCACCGGGGGGAGGTGCCCGTCCTCCTGCTTCCCAGGGCCCTAAAGGGGGTGCGGCGCATCGCCGTGGGGCTGGACGATAGCCCCGCAAGCCTGAGCGCTTTCCGGATGGCGGAGGCCTGGGGCAGGGCCTTGGGGGCCGAGGTCTTCGGCCTGCACCTGGTGAGCGGGCAAGGGGGGTGCTGCTTCCCCACCTATCTGGATCCGGAAACCCTGGGGCTTGCGGAGGCCTTGGACCGGGCCAAGGCCCATCTGGAAAACCTCCTGAAGGCCACGGGGGTGGTGGAGGTGTCCAAGGGGGAAGAGGAGCTGGACCTTTTGCGCTTGGCCGAGGCCCGGGAGGCGGACCTTCTGGTTTTGGGTTCCAAGGCCAAGAGCACCTGGCGCCACCGGCTTGGGCGCATGGTGGAGGTCCTGGCCCACCGGAGCTCCCTCCCCCTCCTGGTGGTGCCCGAGGCCACGGTCTGGTAAGGTAGGGCCCATGCGCCACGGGCCTGGTTGGTTTCTTTCCCTTTCCGCCTACTGGTTTGCCACCAGTTTCAAGTGGTTCCTGGTCCTCCTGGTGATCCTGCCCGCCAAGGTGGCGGAGCTTTCTCCCCCGGAGGAAAAGGCCACACGGCTGGGCCTTCTCTTTGGCCTAGGGGCAGTGATGGCCATCCTGGGTCCTCCCCTCATGGGCTATCTTTCCGACCGCCTGGGCCAGCGCCGTCCCTTTCTCCTCCTGGGAAGCCTCCTCACCGCCTTGGCCCTCCTCCTTCTGGTCCACGCCCCCACCTACGGCTTTCTCCTCCTGGCCTACCTCCTTCTGCAGGTGGCGGACGACCTGGCCACCGGGCCCTACTCCGCCCTCATTCCCGACCTGGTGCCCCGGGGGGAAAGGGGCA
This window encodes:
- the rtcB gene encoding RNA ligase RtcB — translated: MRFERIAPYTYRIPRQGKMRVDAVFFASEEILKDLEGENYASLQQLMNVATLPGIVEPALAMPDIHWGYGFPIGGVAAFDPEAGGVVSPGGVGFDINCGVRLLVSSLTLEDLLPRQKELADALYRLIPSGVGSERKDVRFSKKELKEILKEGAGWLIRRGFGYPEDLRFIESEGRLPWANPDKVSERAFERGAPQIGTLGSGNHFLEVQYVDQIYDEVTAEAFGLFPNQITVLIHTGSRGLGHQVCQDYVEKFLRSAPRHGIELVDKQLAAAPIHSPEGQDYLQAMAAAANFAFANRQLIAHFVREAFEAVGYTPRDHGLRVLYDLAHNNAKFEEHGGRRVLVHRKGATRAFGPGHPEIPPEYRKVGQPVLVPGDMGRYSFVLSGTERAMAVSFGSSCHGAGRKMSRHQAKRVARERNLIKELAERGILVRAATRATVDEEMPEAYKDVSVVVEAVQGAGIGQKVARLRPLIVVKG
- a CDS encoding PP2C family protein-serine/threonine phosphatase is translated as MPGLAFALETHPGLKRPKNEDAVGHLLTPWGGVFVVADGMGGHRTGEVAAKLAVETILEHLKEAEPSPRVLLHALEKANERIHQEAQRPENRGMGTTATCLVLDLPYALIAHVGDSRAYLLRKGELTLLTEDHSWVAERVRQGLLSPEEAKTHRWRNVITNALGSFPQARVDLMGLKLEPGDVFLLCSDGLSGVLDDRTLGEVLKGFPPEEAAKRLVALANEWGGPDNVSAIVVAIPGELPPGGRPYALPLEAAKGAPVRLKLGEEPEELPTQVLEPKRPRARLGWRDALLVLLWVVVVAYILLGYFQRP
- the ndk gene encoding nucleoside-diphosphate kinase, encoding MERTFVMVKPDGVRRGLVGEILGRFERKGFRLVGLKLMRISQELAEQHYAEHREKPFFPGLVSFITSGPVVAMVLEGPNAVAEVRKMMGATHPKDALPGTIRGDFATTIDENVIHGSASLEDAAREIALFFRPEELL
- the folB gene encoding dihydroneopterin aldolase, whose amino-acid sequence is MGEIALLGLEFYGRHGVRPEEGQLGARFVVDLWLKVPFEGKGDRLEETVDYAAVYALVEEVVRHRRFYLIEALADHLAEKLLEAFPRLLGVRVRVHKPHAPIPGVFRDVYAETEKLRS
- the folP gene encoding dihydropteroate synthase, which produces MLWLRGRTLDLSQPRLMGILNLTPDSFSDGGLYLDPERALERAKALVAEGADLLDLGAESTRPGAEPVPVEEEKRRLLPALEAVLELGVPVSVDTRKPEVAEEALKLGAHLINDVTGLRDERMVALCARFGVAAVVMHMPVPDPRTMMAHARYGDVVAEVKAFLQAQAEKALKAGVPQVVLDPGFGFGKLLEHNLALLRRLEEIVALGHPVLVGLSRKRSIGELTGVEEPAKRVLGSVAAHLFAVTKGARILRVHDVAAHREALAVWNALGG
- a CDS encoding universal stress protein gives rise to the protein MLRGFPAQVVAGEALKSRLVLLGQRGTDALEALARGGLARYLLHRGEVPVLLLPRALKGVRRIAVGLDDSPASLSAFRMAEAWGRALGAEVFGLHLVSGQGGCCFPTYLDPETLGLAEALDRAKAHLENLLKATGVVEVSKGEEELDLLRLAEAREADLLVLGSKAKSTWRHRLGRMVEVLAHRSSLPLLVVPEATVW